From Manduca sexta isolate Smith_Timp_Sample1 chromosome 21, JHU_Msex_v1.0, whole genome shotgun sequence, the proteins below share one genomic window:
- the LOC115440192 gene encoding uncharacterized protein LOC115440192 isoform X2: MYAKYNKDIVLAYARTKQSTYTASDTHARNNKNEQEELELTGSPLKLDLSLHTILDDTLISDEPQLWNKEEVLHGPINIETARQIANLYNKNRHEATEDTLPLWIVTNPSENNHPLLLMVQPDRDHFARGLVTYEGAMGMDDVDVDQLLENYAEQERLTSDMINVSVDCKYLVSGISYGTHNTEELLNAPHSGVTELRCDWTVKTLHTPFISCKVHFEQEVIVGHLASPCNAIWKSVCALHNMNQLLVDMTAAGFASVNLETAAIRNNIPGTTQPNNAKRLNELLNETETYAYTAECPAGGCICITEDTTTLNQCLNLMNRLGSSNDFTYKLWDILRDCETAEEVINLLIQALKFISTGKIRPFIDANNKTYLSKLVLKLSRGHSQTSKVLKKLRASPPQALSLVAQVGVEKTTWEYTRVISLLEHSFFIAGIWTNEARSHESVEQINQTIQDMTMTGGDFTLNPFESLTGNENSIRLDSESFYDDDPNELTVDDFASLKKHGLVGEKKDANEIPLITDEIDISPWKNLLMRFAQVHVCLEHLYRAETSLRADFVSLKPVSTRLLEHYVSEKSPIKTVGQLMSDPMQKISMSIANNLVQDHLKKPAFWYRVEMGRNDSAADKGIKRDSKVVFVLSQLPVFPPSVWQHLEPSTEDAAEITMVSEEIKYHCTKYTFLSNKQINKLTLQ, translated from the exons ATgtatgcaaaatataataaagatatcgTTTTGGCGTATGCACGA actaAACAGTCAACCTATACTGCAAGCGATACACATGCAAGAAATAACAAAAACGAACAAG AGGAGTTGGAGCTCACTGGATCACCTCTCAAACTGGACCTCAGCTTGCACACAATCTTGGATGACACACTAATATCTGATGAACCCCAGCTGTGGAACAAAGAGGAAGTGTTACATGGGCCAATAAATATTGAAACGGCAAG GCAAATTGCAAATTTGTACAACAAGAACCGTCATGAGGCCACAGAAGACACACTTCCTCTATGGATAGTGACAAACCCTTCAGAAAATAATCATCCCTTACTACTAATGGTGCAGCCAGATAGAGATCATTTTGCGAGAGGCTTAGTGACATATGAAGGAGCAATGGGAATGGATGATGTTGATGTGGATCAATTGTTGGAGAATTATGCAGAGCAAGAGAGATTGACTAGTGATATG ATCAATGTATCGGTGGACTGCAAATATCTGGTATCTGGTATATCCTACGGCACACACAATACTGAAGAATTACTGAATGCTCCCCATAGTGGAGTCACAGAGTTGAGATGTGATTGGACTGTAAAAACACTGCACACTCCATTTATAAGCTGCAAAGTGCATTTT GAACAAGAAGTGATTGTTGGCCATCTAGCGAGTCCTTGCAATGCTATTTGGAAGTCCGTCTGTGCCTTACACAACATGAATCAACTCCTAGTCGACATGACGGCTGCAGGATTCGCATCTGTTAATCTGGAAACAGCTGCAATAAG aaacaacATACCAGGAACAACACAGCCCAACAACGCTAAACGGCTCAATGAACTGTTAAATGAAACAGAAACATATGCGTACACTGCAGAGTGTCCTGCAGGCGGGTGCATCTGTATTACAGAAGACACCACAACTTTAAACCAGTGCTTGAATCTCATGAACAGATTGGGGTCCAGCAACGACTTTACTTACAAACTGTGGGATATATTGAGAG ATTGTGAGACAGCTGAAGAAGTCATCAATTTGCTAATACAAGCCTTGAAATTCATTTCTACAGGAAAAATTCGACctttt aTAGACGCAAACAACAAAACATACCTATCCAAACTGGTCCTGAAGCTGTCTCGAGGTCACTCGCAAACTTCGAAAGTGTTGAAGAAATTGCGCGCAAGTCCGCCACAAGCTTTGTCTCTGGTCGCTCAAGTCGGCGTGGAGAAGACAACGTGGGAGTATACGAGAGTGATATCACTCTTGGAACACTCGTTCTTCATAGCTGGGATATGGACTAATGAGGCCAG GTCACACGAATCAGTTGAACAGATAAACCAAACGATCCAAGACATGACGATGACTGGCGGTGACTTCACTCTGAATCCATTCGAGAGTCTCACCGGCAACGAGAACTCTATCAGGCTTGACAGCGAGTCGTTCTACGATGATGATCCTAATGAACTAACGGTCGATGACTTCGCTTCTCTTAAGAAACATGGGCTGGTTGGCGAAAAGAAAGATGCTAATGAG attCCTTTAATAACGGATGAGATAGACATCAGTCCGTGGAAAAACCTTCTGATGAGGTTCGCTCAAGTCCATGTTTGTTTGGAGCATTTATATCGCGCTGAAACGAGCCTTCGAGCTGATTttg TGAGTCTTAAGCCGGTCTCAACGCGTCTACTCGAACATTACGTATCAGAAAAGTCTCCGATTAAAACTGTTGGTCAACTGATGAGTGATCCGATGCAAAAAATAAGCATGTCTATTGCGAATAATTTAGTTCAAGACCATTTGAA AAAACCCGCGTTCTGGTATCGCGTTGAAATGGGAAGGAACGATTCAGCAGCTGATAAAGGCATCAAGAGAGATTCCAAAGTAGTTTTCGTTTTGTCCCAACTGCCCGTCTTCCCGCCGTCAGTGTGGCAGCATTTAG aaCCTTCCACGGAAGACGCCGCAGAAATTACAATGGTCAGCGAAGAAATAAAGTATCACTGTACGAAATATACGTTCCTtagcaataaacaaattaataaacttacattacaataa
- the LOC115440192 gene encoding uncharacterized protein LOC115440192 isoform X1 produces MDLLLQPVLENYPKLYVEKQKCPSYVEMYAKYNKDIVLAYARTKQSTYTASDTHARNNKNEQEELELTGSPLKLDLSLHTILDDTLISDEPQLWNKEEVLHGPINIETARQIANLYNKNRHEATEDTLPLWIVTNPSENNHPLLLMVQPDRDHFARGLVTYEGAMGMDDVDVDQLLENYAEQERLTSDMINVSVDCKYLVSGISYGTHNTEELLNAPHSGVTELRCDWTVKTLHTPFISCKVHFEQEVIVGHLASPCNAIWKSVCALHNMNQLLVDMTAAGFASVNLETAAIRNNIPGTTQPNNAKRLNELLNETETYAYTAECPAGGCICITEDTTTLNQCLNLMNRLGSSNDFTYKLWDILRDCETAEEVINLLIQALKFISTGKIRPFIDANNKTYLSKLVLKLSRGHSQTSKVLKKLRASPPQALSLVAQVGVEKTTWEYTRVISLLEHSFFIAGIWTNEARSHESVEQINQTIQDMTMTGGDFTLNPFESLTGNENSIRLDSESFYDDDPNELTVDDFASLKKHGLVGEKKDANEIPLITDEIDISPWKNLLMRFAQVHVCLEHLYRAETSLRADFVSLKPVSTRLLEHYVSEKSPIKTVGQLMSDPMQKISMSIANNLVQDHLKKPAFWYRVEMGRNDSAADKGIKRDSKVVFVLSQLPVFPPSVWQHLEPSTEDAAEITMVSEEIKYHCTKYTFLSNKQINKLTLQ; encoded by the exons ATGGATTTATTGTTACAGCCAGTGTTAGAAAATTATCCTAAACTGTACGTAGAAAAACAAAAGTGTCCAAGTTATGTGGAAATgtatgcaaaatataataaagatatcgTTTTGGCGTATGCACGA actaAACAGTCAACCTATACTGCAAGCGATACACATGCAAGAAATAACAAAAACGAACAAG AGGAGTTGGAGCTCACTGGATCACCTCTCAAACTGGACCTCAGCTTGCACACAATCTTGGATGACACACTAATATCTGATGAACCCCAGCTGTGGAACAAAGAGGAAGTGTTACATGGGCCAATAAATATTGAAACGGCAAG GCAAATTGCAAATTTGTACAACAAGAACCGTCATGAGGCCACAGAAGACACACTTCCTCTATGGATAGTGACAAACCCTTCAGAAAATAATCATCCCTTACTACTAATGGTGCAGCCAGATAGAGATCATTTTGCGAGAGGCTTAGTGACATATGAAGGAGCAATGGGAATGGATGATGTTGATGTGGATCAATTGTTGGAGAATTATGCAGAGCAAGAGAGATTGACTAGTGATATG ATCAATGTATCGGTGGACTGCAAATATCTGGTATCTGGTATATCCTACGGCACACACAATACTGAAGAATTACTGAATGCTCCCCATAGTGGAGTCACAGAGTTGAGATGTGATTGGACTGTAAAAACACTGCACACTCCATTTATAAGCTGCAAAGTGCATTTT GAACAAGAAGTGATTGTTGGCCATCTAGCGAGTCCTTGCAATGCTATTTGGAAGTCCGTCTGTGCCTTACACAACATGAATCAACTCCTAGTCGACATGACGGCTGCAGGATTCGCATCTGTTAATCTGGAAACAGCTGCAATAAG aaacaacATACCAGGAACAACACAGCCCAACAACGCTAAACGGCTCAATGAACTGTTAAATGAAACAGAAACATATGCGTACACTGCAGAGTGTCCTGCAGGCGGGTGCATCTGTATTACAGAAGACACCACAACTTTAAACCAGTGCTTGAATCTCATGAACAGATTGGGGTCCAGCAACGACTTTACTTACAAACTGTGGGATATATTGAGAG ATTGTGAGACAGCTGAAGAAGTCATCAATTTGCTAATACAAGCCTTGAAATTCATTTCTACAGGAAAAATTCGACctttt aTAGACGCAAACAACAAAACATACCTATCCAAACTGGTCCTGAAGCTGTCTCGAGGTCACTCGCAAACTTCGAAAGTGTTGAAGAAATTGCGCGCAAGTCCGCCACAAGCTTTGTCTCTGGTCGCTCAAGTCGGCGTGGAGAAGACAACGTGGGAGTATACGAGAGTGATATCACTCTTGGAACACTCGTTCTTCATAGCTGGGATATGGACTAATGAGGCCAG GTCACACGAATCAGTTGAACAGATAAACCAAACGATCCAAGACATGACGATGACTGGCGGTGACTTCACTCTGAATCCATTCGAGAGTCTCACCGGCAACGAGAACTCTATCAGGCTTGACAGCGAGTCGTTCTACGATGATGATCCTAATGAACTAACGGTCGATGACTTCGCTTCTCTTAAGAAACATGGGCTGGTTGGCGAAAAGAAAGATGCTAATGAG attCCTTTAATAACGGATGAGATAGACATCAGTCCGTGGAAAAACCTTCTGATGAGGTTCGCTCAAGTCCATGTTTGTTTGGAGCATTTATATCGCGCTGAAACGAGCCTTCGAGCTGATTttg TGAGTCTTAAGCCGGTCTCAACGCGTCTACTCGAACATTACGTATCAGAAAAGTCTCCGATTAAAACTGTTGGTCAACTGATGAGTGATCCGATGCAAAAAATAAGCATGTCTATTGCGAATAATTTAGTTCAAGACCATTTGAA AAAACCCGCGTTCTGGTATCGCGTTGAAATGGGAAGGAACGATTCAGCAGCTGATAAAGGCATCAAGAGAGATTCCAAAGTAGTTTTCGTTTTGTCCCAACTGCCCGTCTTCCCGCCGTCAGTGTGGCAGCATTTAG aaCCTTCCACGGAAGACGCCGCAGAAATTACAATGGTCAGCGAAGAAATAAAGTATCACTGTACGAAATATACGTTCCTtagcaataaacaaattaataaacttacattacaataa